CAGAAATTACCGAACTGTGATTCAAGAATCAATTAATACTCCATTTTCCAACAATTTCTTTTCAGCTTTTTACATGAATCATACCAATCAATCTACCACAAGGCAAACTATCAACAGttaaattaaaaaccaaaataaaaacttCTTCATATCTTAAACAAACTAACCTTAAATCCACGCTGTTTCGAAATTGATTCGAACAATTCCTCTTTCTTCAAAAACTTAGCGTTTTACgtactctcttttttttaataggatggcttttataaataaatgtttcaaaaaaaatagacTGGTTttttaattgggaaagtcaaatgttactttaattttctgggatcacttttttcttaatttcttttattgacaagtgtcatgaggaccatttcacttcacttcttttattgacaagtgtcatgaggaccactttcaatgattagttctcttaatttccttaaatttttctAGAAACaaaactgacctattaaaaagaaacggagggagtaaaaccCACGTCATAAAAATCTGTTTTCAACTCTGGTTTACGTTACCCAGAGTTCACCACTGGGTAGCTGATCTTGTCTCTAATATTGCAGCCGTAATTCGACTCCGGTTCTTTTTTGTCTGTCATCAGCCATTGCCAATTCAATCTCCACCAATTGCAGCCAGCACCACTTTCCCCTTGTTTTATTCTCGACtgcaaactcctccaaatcaccagCAATCCACCGATAACACACCTCTTCATCGCTGCTTCTTAACATCTCCAACACAGATTGACCCAAAAGACCACCACCTGAAATCGATCTATGTGACCACCGACTGCATAGCTCAACTAGATTTTGGCCACAACAACAACTCAATGACCATCTGCCGCCTGCTGAAGACATTCAGCTTTCTGCAATGCATCCAAAAGAACAACACAGCTCTTTGTATTGATGCTACAACCTTTTAACCGTGTTTCCTAGAAATTGAAACAGAGGTTCTTTGGTttactgatgaagaagaaatttggGTTCGTGGAAGGACTGAAATTGGAGACAGTGAGTGAGAAAGAAATGGGATTTGACTAAGATTCCAATAAATTTGAGAAACCAGATCTAATTAAAACAATATCAGGAAAAAAATCATATAATCACAGAGAAACTATGAAATCTAAATACCATCTCATGAAATTGTAGTTTTTCCGCTAAAAAATCCCCATATTAGCTACTCTATGGCGAGAATCAGATGTTTTAGAAAATCAAGAGAACATAGAAGAAAGAAGGATAAGAAAACACGGAAGCACTTTTCTTTTAAATATGGGTGTATGATAAATTTTTCTATAAAAAATGAGTGCGCACCTgcccgtgggtttcacagtggaaaaaatctgaaaaatgtgTGTGACTGGAGTTTTCACTATTTCAACAACGTTGTTGCACGAGAGTCCAGGCCCAGGTAGGAGTCATTTATCACAAATTGATTTTAAAAATTTGGGACCACCTAAACTCAAACTGTTGCCGTGAAACCTCCTATTTAGCTTCCGTCTGTTGCGTGGCTTGCCAGTCCATCTGATGTTTGATTTCCTTCTCTCTAAATGTGTTGTAACCCGTAAGCTAAATTGTGGGGTCGCTCGCATCCGTCTGCATATTTCCTTAATCATGCCAGTAAGCTACCAAGGCGGTCCTGTTCCCTTGAAAACCCATAAGCGGCAGTTTTTCAGAACATGGCTCATGAGAGGAATGTAAGGGCTGGTAACGGACTAAATGATCTTGACCGTCCAATCTTATTTTGTAGATTATGTGTGCTCTTGGATCTGTCAAGTAGTGTTCAGTTGACCCACTGAGTTGATCCCCAACTTGATACTAAAAATCATGGTTTGACTTGTGGAATATTAATTGATGGCATAGCTTCCAAAGTAACTCTTAACTTCAAACAGAGCCACTGGGTTTAGTTTATCATCTGGCTGACTGCAAATTAATTGTTGAGTATTCCACGGAGCCTATTGTTTCTGCTAAAATGAACTTAAGTTCTTGAGATTTCTGTTCTCGTTCTCTCATACTTCAGTTGTGAGGAATTCAGAAAAAATCGTCTGTTTGGTAGAAATATGCCTTTGGAATTAATAGGAGGAGCTCTGCTTGGGGCAGTAGTATCAGAATTACTGAAAGCAGTTATTGATGCGAAAAATATGTTGATGAATTTCAAACCCTCCTTAGAACAGCTCAATGCAACTCTAGAATTGGTGATAAACAAAGTTGAAGAGATCAAAGGAATATGTCAAATTGATAAAAAACCGGATACAAGGAAATTGATAATGAAGTTAAGAGAAGGAAAAACCCTCGTAGGAAAGTGTCCAAGAGTACAATCATGGAAAAGAAAGAGTAACCAGCAGTGCCAGCAAAAATGATGGGGCTGgaaatggagatggagatggagatggagatggagatggaggaGTGCACGATGATCTGGGAGGAGGAATCAGCAGTACCAGCATAAATGATGGAGCTGAAGCTGGAGCCGGGGGAGTTCATGATCTGGGAAGAGGAACCAGCAGTGGTAGCATAAGTGATGGAGCTGGAGACGTAGGAGTTCAGGATCTGAGAGGAGGAACCAGCAGTGGTAGCATAAATGATAGAGCTGGAGATGGAGGAGTTCATTATCTGGGAAGAGGAATCAGCAATACCAGCATAAATGATGAGGCTGGAGACAGGCGAGTTCGTGACCTGGGAGGAGGAATCAGCAGTACCAGCACAAACGATGGAGCTAGAGCTGGATCTGAAGACAGAGGAGTTCATGATCTGGGAGGAGGAATCAGCACTACTGCACCCAACACTACCAGCATAAATGTTGGAGCTGGAGTTGGAGCTACAGATGGAGAGCTCGAGTTTAATTTTAAGTGCTTTATCAAACTAGCTAGGCTTTCCAAGTAgattatttgtttgttttattgtgACTGAATTTGTCATTCCGTTGGTGAATTTGTCAGCTTTCTTTGCATACATTTGAAAACAGCTCAGTAAACCAGATTACCGTTACGTCGGTATGCATGAGAAAACTACCTTATAATTTTGTTAGGAGTATCTATTGATTGGCTGATAACAAGTTAACGACAACTCTGATATAAAAAGATAGAGTTTCGAAAATTACTAAATAGGTTAGTAAATATGGATGTGGGTGTGGCCGTGGGGGTGTAAGTGAAGTCGAGTGCACTTAGTGGAATTAGCTTTCAGTTATACAAAGAGACAAAAAAAATATGATTGAAACTTTACCAGAGAGGAGATACTTCTCCTCCATTTAACTGAAATAGCTAGCTTTCAGTTATTTTCCGTTCAGAGAAATGATCTTTGTATTGGAATTCTTCGTGTCTAATGGGTTTTTCTAgttttgattcttcttcttttttcttggagCTAGGCTTTGTTTTTTGAGGTGGAATTTGAAGTTAAGATTGCTGACTGAAACTTTACTAGTGCAACGAGTAGCATCTGTTAATTATTTCATACTCTATTTTTCTAGTTGAGTTGGGGATGCAAAGCAGGTCCTTGGTTCAGCTTGTCAACAGCTTGGATCATTATGTGGCCTTTAAGGTACAACCTCCATTCCATATGGATTTTTACTTCTGGATGGTTAATATACTGATTTATGAATGGATGGCTAACAGTTCTGCCAAGATTATGTGATGTGGGTAATAGCTAATGTAAATCGTTTTCAGTTAAAAGCCACGGCTGCGAAGAAATACCCTACGTCGCCATACATTGGCGTTGTTCGTCCAAAGTCTACTCGTGAAACCACAGGTACTCGAGAAGACTTATTTTTATATATCGCAGTATACTTGTCTGGTACATTTTCATGAATGTGTATATTTTGTAATTCTCTAATTAACTAACAAATGCTTGTTCTATTTGGTGCCAATATAGTTCGTATGCAAGCACCTTTGGTGGCTTCTGATATGGAATTCAAGGACAAACTCCTTATTGAGAGCATAATTGTTCCATTCGGAACCTGCGATAAGGCTACCAAATCTAGCATGGTAAGTCTCTGTAGCATTATTACTAATTGAAGAAAGCAAAAGCAGAAGATTAATTTGTCATAGTTATTTTATTGGCAGTTTTACAAAGAAGGAATATATATTGAAAAGCAAAAACTGAATGTGATCTTCATAAGCCCGACCAATTAAAGTAAATTGGCACCACATAAGGAGAAGGCGTCTCCACTGTTATCTGGAATCAGGTTGGAGTAAGCATAAAAAGAAGAGATGGGGCAAGGGATAGCGAAGGGAAATGGTTCAATAGCAAGGTTAATTTTCATTCAATGCAGTGAAGTGTTGCAAGCCGTAGCGTAGGAAAAATAAGTTTCTTAGAAAAACTACATCCTCAGTTTCGTTAAGGACGTTAGCAGCTTCGACAATCAGCTCAGATGAGATGCTGACATTGTTTAGGCGTTGGCGAT
This is a stretch of genomic DNA from Papaver somniferum cultivar HN1 chromosome 1, ASM357369v1, whole genome shotgun sequence. It encodes these proteins:
- the LOC113279317 gene encoding vesicle-associated protein 2-2-like yields the protein MQSRSLVQLVNSLDHYVAFKLKATAAKKYPTSPYIGVVRPKSTRETTVRMQAPLVASDMEFKDKLLIESIIVPFGTCDKATKSSMFYKEGIYIEKQKLNVIFISPTN